Proteins encoded by one window of Venturia canescens isolate UGA chromosome 2, ASM1945775v1, whole genome shotgun sequence:
- the LOC122405938 gene encoding methyl farnesoate epoxidase-like isoform X2, with protein MPFSSCSDVRNLTVGQTVLCLHIELWAKSVVSCFPMEKFGSNREVLGWGGQTMEQMILEDAQNFTKFIERKCKNGNINNMKTFTSLAVLNSLWSIIKGSRYDLESGDPKVMKTLETMNRAVKNSNVTGGILNHLPFLRHVAPKFSGYDELNERLNKTWIFFADEVTRHKDSWQPGIRRDFIDVYLEEIEARKNDPTSTFNEMQLVALLKDFFAAGIDTTSNSIEFTIGYMTVCPDIQDKVQAELDKVIGKDNLPSLAFRNSLPYLNAVLKEVLRISNIGPTTIPHRATVDSTFMGYEIKKNYTVLPNLMSVHMDKEHWGDPEAFRPERFIDEHGEFVNDPWLIPFGSGRRKCLGETLAKNTHFLFVVCLLQKFRFKLPNGQAPPSMLGKDGFTMSAPEFDIVVTPR; from the exons ATGCCGTTCTCGAGTTGCTCAGACGTCAGGAATTTGACGGTAGGCCAAACGGTTTTGTGTTTACACATAGAACTATGGGCGAAAAGCGTGGTGTCATGTTTTCCGATGGAAAAGTTTGGTTCGAACAGAGAAG TCCTCGGCTGGGGTGGACAAACCATGGAACAAATGATTCTTGAGGATGCTCAAAATTTCACGAAGTTCATTGAACGAAAGTGCAAAAATGGGAACATCAATAATATGAAAACTTTCACCTCACTCGCAGTCCTCAATAGTTTATGGTCGATAATCAAAGGATCGAG GTACGACCTGGAAAGCGGAGATCCGAAAGTAATGAAGACATTAGAAACGATGAACCGAGCGgtcaaaaattcaaacgtgACGGGTGGTATTCTCAACCATTTACCGTTTCTGAGGCACGTAGCTCCAAAATTTTCAGGTTATGACGAATTAAATGAGAGACTgaataaaacttggatatttTTCGCGGATGAAGTAACACGGCACAAAGATTCCTGGCAGCCAGGAATAAGGCGAGATTTCATTGACGTTTATCTTGAAGAGATCGAAGCCCGTAAGAATGATCCAACCTCTACATTCAATG AAATGCAATTAGTCGCTttgctcaaagatttttttgctgcCGGCATCGACACGACGTCGAACAGCATTGAATTCACTATCGGCTACATGACCGTCTGCCCGGATATTCAGGACAAAGTTCAAGCAGAATTGGACAAAGTTATTGGCAAAGATAATTTGCCATCTCTAGCGTTTAGAAATTC ATTGCCCTATTTGAACGCTGTATTGAAAGAAGTTTTGAGAATCAGTAACATCGGACCGACCACAATTCCCCATCGTGCAACGGTCGATTCAACGTTCATGGGttacgaaataaagaaaaattacaCCGTTTTGCCCAATCTGATGAGTGTACACATGGACAAGGAACATTGGGGAGACCCCGAAGCATTCAGACCCGAAAGATTTATCGATGAACATGGAGAATTCGTCAACGACCCGTGGCTCATACCATTTGGATCAG GTCGAAGAAAGTGTTTGGGTGAAACTCTCGCCAAAAATACTCACTTTCTCTTCGTCGTCTGTCTCCTGCAGAAATTTCGTTTCAAGTTGCCCAATGGTCAAGCACCACCATCGATGCTGGGAAAAGATGGATTTACCATGTCAGCGCCAGAGTTTGATATTGTCGTGACACCCCGATGA
- the LOC122405938 gene encoding methyl farnesoate epoxidase-like isoform X3 encodes MGEKRGVMFSDGKVWFEQRRFSIRNLKVLGWGGQTMEQMILEDAQNFTKFIERKCKNGNINNMKTFTSLAVLNSLWSIIKGSRYDLESGDPKVMKTLETMNRAVKNSNVTGGILNHLPFLRHVAPKFSGYDELNERLNKTWIFFADEVTRHKDSWQPGIRRDFIDVYLEEIEARKNDPTSTFNEMQLVALLKDFFAAGIDTTSNSIEFTIGYMTVCPDIQDKVQAELDKVIGKDNLPSLAFRNSLPYLNAVLKEVLRISNIGPTTIPHRATVDSTFMGYEIKKNYTVLPNLMSVHMDKEHWGDPEAFRPERFIDEHGEFVNDPWLIPFGSGRRKCLGETLAKNTHFLFVVCLLQKFRFKLPNGQAPPSMLGKDGFTMSAPEFDIVVTPR; translated from the exons ATGGGCGAAAAGCGTGGTGTCATGTTTTCCGATGGAAAAGTTTGGTTCGAACAGAGAAG ATTTTCCATTCGGAATTTAAAAGTCCTCGGCTGGGGTGGACAAACCATGGAACAAATGATTCTTGAGGATGCTCAAAATTTCACGAAGTTCATTGAACGAAAGTGCAAAAATGGGAACATCAATAATATGAAAACTTTCACCTCACTCGCAGTCCTCAATAGTTTATGGTCGATAATCAAAGGATCGAG GTACGACCTGGAAAGCGGAGATCCGAAAGTAATGAAGACATTAGAAACGATGAACCGAGCGgtcaaaaattcaaacgtgACGGGTGGTATTCTCAACCATTTACCGTTTCTGAGGCACGTAGCTCCAAAATTTTCAGGTTATGACGAATTAAATGAGAGACTgaataaaacttggatatttTTCGCGGATGAAGTAACACGGCACAAAGATTCCTGGCAGCCAGGAATAAGGCGAGATTTCATTGACGTTTATCTTGAAGAGATCGAAGCCCGTAAGAATGATCCAACCTCTACATTCAATG AAATGCAATTAGTCGCTttgctcaaagatttttttgctgcCGGCATCGACACGACGTCGAACAGCATTGAATTCACTATCGGCTACATGACCGTCTGCCCGGATATTCAGGACAAAGTTCAAGCAGAATTGGACAAAGTTATTGGCAAAGATAATTTGCCATCTCTAGCGTTTAGAAATTC ATTGCCCTATTTGAACGCTGTATTGAAAGAAGTTTTGAGAATCAGTAACATCGGACCGACCACAATTCCCCATCGTGCAACGGTCGATTCAACGTTCATGGGttacgaaataaagaaaaattacaCCGTTTTGCCCAATCTGATGAGTGTACACATGGACAAGGAACATTGGGGAGACCCCGAAGCATTCAGACCCGAAAGATTTATCGATGAACATGGAGAATTCGTCAACGACCCGTGGCTCATACCATTTGGATCAG GTCGAAGAAAGTGTTTGGGTGAAACTCTCGCCAAAAATACTCACTTTCTCTTCGTCGTCTGTCTCCTGCAGAAATTTCGTTTCAAGTTGCCCAATGGTCAAGCACCACCATCGATGCTGGGAAAAGATGGATTTACCATGTCAGCGCCAGAGTTTGATATTGTCGTGACACCCCGATGA
- the LOC122405938 gene encoding methyl farnesoate epoxidase-like isoform X1, whose product MMWFLVMCFLILLTIKVAIIDLYRPKKFPPGPRGLPFVGNLLDLNRIVKKTASHGRAWCLLAEKYGPVVGLRLGFADPILIVSGRDAVLELLRRQEFDGRPNGFVFTHRTMGEKRGVMFSDGKVWFEQRRFSIRNLKVLGWGGQTMEQMILEDAQNFTKFIERKCKNGNINNMKTFTSLAVLNSLWSIIKGSRYDLESGDPKVMKTLETMNRAVKNSNVTGGILNHLPFLRHVAPKFSGYDELNERLNKTWIFFADEVTRHKDSWQPGIRRDFIDVYLEEIEARKNDPTSTFNEMQLVALLKDFFAAGIDTTSNSIEFTIGYMTVCPDIQDKVQAELDKVIGKDNLPSLAFRNSLPYLNAVLKEVLRISNIGPTTIPHRATVDSTFMGYEIKKNYTVLPNLMSVHMDKEHWGDPEAFRPERFIDEHGEFVNDPWLIPFGSGRRKCLGETLAKNTHFLFVVCLLQKFRFKLPNGQAPPSMLGKDGFTMSAPEFDIVVTPR is encoded by the exons ATGATGTGGTTCCTCGTTATGTGTTTCCTCATATTGCTGACAATCAAAGTTGCCATAATAGATCTCTATCGGCCCAAAAAATTTCCGCCTg GGCCTCGAGGCTTGCCATTCGTCGGCAATCTATTGGATCTCAATAGAATAGTCAAAAAAACAGCTTCTCACGGCAGAGCTTGGTGTCTTTTAGCCGAAAAGTATGGGCCCGTAGTAGGTCTTCGTTTGGGATTCGCAGATCCAATATTGATCGTTTCAGGACGTGATGCCGTTCTCGAGTTGCTCAGACGTCAGGAATTTGACGGTAGGCCAAACGGTTTTGTGTTTACACATAGAACTATGGGCGAAAAGCGTGGTGTCATGTTTTCCGATGGAAAAGTTTGGTTCGAACAGAGAAG ATTTTCCATTCGGAATTTAAAAGTCCTCGGCTGGGGTGGACAAACCATGGAACAAATGATTCTTGAGGATGCTCAAAATTTCACGAAGTTCATTGAACGAAAGTGCAAAAATGGGAACATCAATAATATGAAAACTTTCACCTCACTCGCAGTCCTCAATAGTTTATGGTCGATAATCAAAGGATCGAG GTACGACCTGGAAAGCGGAGATCCGAAAGTAATGAAGACATTAGAAACGATGAACCGAGCGgtcaaaaattcaaacgtgACGGGTGGTATTCTCAACCATTTACCGTTTCTGAGGCACGTAGCTCCAAAATTTTCAGGTTATGACGAATTAAATGAGAGACTgaataaaacttggatatttTTCGCGGATGAAGTAACACGGCACAAAGATTCCTGGCAGCCAGGAATAAGGCGAGATTTCATTGACGTTTATCTTGAAGAGATCGAAGCCCGTAAGAATGATCCAACCTCTACATTCAATG AAATGCAATTAGTCGCTttgctcaaagatttttttgctgcCGGCATCGACACGACGTCGAACAGCATTGAATTCACTATCGGCTACATGACCGTCTGCCCGGATATTCAGGACAAAGTTCAAGCAGAATTGGACAAAGTTATTGGCAAAGATAATTTGCCATCTCTAGCGTTTAGAAATTC ATTGCCCTATTTGAACGCTGTATTGAAAGAAGTTTTGAGAATCAGTAACATCGGACCGACCACAATTCCCCATCGTGCAACGGTCGATTCAACGTTCATGGGttacgaaataaagaaaaattacaCCGTTTTGCCCAATCTGATGAGTGTACACATGGACAAGGAACATTGGGGAGACCCCGAAGCATTCAGACCCGAAAGATTTATCGATGAACATGGAGAATTCGTCAACGACCCGTGGCTCATACCATTTGGATCAG GTCGAAGAAAGTGTTTGGGTGAAACTCTCGCCAAAAATACTCACTTTCTCTTCGTCGTCTGTCTCCTGCAGAAATTTCGTTTCAAGTTGCCCAATGGTCAAGCACCACCATCGATGCTGGGAAAAGATGGATTTACCATGTCAGCGCCAGAGTTTGATATTGTCGTGACACCCCGATGA
- the LOC122405947 gene encoding uncharacterized protein has product MLPTKFSFWGHFPIILVWWLTVNDAIPYGVNKKPTHPYAFEGLQGPDLQDLSTDETSDSKADDWPDELLEHTTDVNNTNFNVNVNSFHSVKNKTRLFGKPPTIQTDQEIRGKNERTSNTKSVIDHNDTSVYCLDQHSLQSNEDEAVFYKCSIRQPGNDQVHGQHVSRNGPAIDVEDTFKVTGERKAKKTSNIYTGEDITLCWIELTTIKEDSASIPPKKLVIREFTISFENADTIPEKDMDCSRIRGEILPGEEKIICESDLDDIIVDDTKRSRVVESFRHNRNDSIKVRQYKKIKCATGNVVSKYIYEWPDNTDSPRKRVEIKVGPSVQNVRSGKDGRSSLCKPKAVATDSREGMTTAPADECSFEGACEINASCEDTNTCNKSDESCKNGACTSTSVPKKILTTTDIPNYSDETLHPPDTLVDNNCLDNDNCTIEQATIEPDKLATKSIENCSQDDCTAQPFDDTETVKDCSQGECSVETTSHEAVDSRTNKPASLCTEDDCISEKEVITAKDETSIKGIKACQEGIESCDCSASSCSGDATEDPNFLEFENHVTEESATPSEKGITEIPDNHTKCDSRFMECLNSSMTTLNDKQTTPATTVSKNTEKRVESTINDELMSPLPDQVVTTTSSTEKIATLSTLFSTADATSSKIPLTSAVPLCLDPTSKDCVTAATMTPSKGTDESTPGKQEYSSSTKENTKFSVTEENPIAGTETFEFEEDSSCQQNLTGKNCRSTEPNSPIGMQVDNETSLFLPVSTSKTVLTFSEESKDSTNPGDFTFTPMPMMSKVSEMSLTKNSGQLLKHPRMPDEKTSTQDSSIEINSESCESSESCKSTGDSPSSIGPVIDDSASGGRVDTTENCENTTCSDISEECINNITSTDGSSDCEDGSLSGNCSGNDSLEEIDSNGNKTITLTTEPSLLNVEPILTTFSNVSSTAETRRTTIQSKPEDDKKHKLVLKIKVLLEHINEKEEKEKLVQLEKHLLLDEMLDQHGNHSLIWHLKSLNNSNNIKILKSIFNLTDLANLTEVFSHVTEFNEGGLKKASKLKTGGGKEHTSNEALSRSKRHVSPSNNVDKETNNDVTTRVKAINGSLSGLQEDFQRGIGHILGKISHEFNGSTLNAIDKKNAEASRSTIMKILAVPGNNMIHSRRQKRATKLKDVLVEELKHPVNGDEIGRWSNERFVTDGNGGRVRSLLEFEIMKNPNDDLRRIGSTL; this is encoded by the exons ATGCTACCAACAAAATTCTCATTCTGGGGTCATTTCCCAATTATTTTG GTCTGGTGGCTCACCGTCAATGATGCTATTCCATATGGAGTCAATAAGAAG CCGACTCATCCGTACGCATTCGAGGGACTACAAGGTCCGGATCTACAAGATCTGTCAACGGATGAAACTTCGGACTCGAAAGCTGATGATTGGCCCGATGAATTATTAGAACATACGACCGATGTCAacaatacaaactttaatgtGAATGTAAATAGTTTTCATTCCGTTaagaacaaaacaagattattTGGAAAACCACCAACCATCCAGACTGATCAGGAAATAAGAGGGAAAAATGAACGAACGAGTAATACGAAGTCTGTGATCGATCACAATGACACGAGTGTGTATTGCCTTGATCAACACAGTTTGCAATCCAATGAAGACGAAGCTGTGTTCTACAAGTGCTCGATCAGGCAACCTGGAAATGACCAAGTTCATGGTCAACATGTTTCCCGCAATGGACCAGCGATTGACGTTGAAGATACGTTTAAAGTGACGGGTGAAAGGAAAGCTAAGAAGACAAGTAATATTTATACTGGAGAAGACATAACTCTCTGTTGGATCGAACTAACGACGATAAAGGAAGACTCTGCCTCGATTCCTCCGAAGAAGCTCGTCATCAGAGAATTCACGATATCATTTGAAAATGCGGACACGATACCAGAGAAAGATATGGATTGCTCGAGAATACGCGGAGAAATATTACcgggtgaagaaaaaattatttgtgaGTCGGATCTCGACGACATCATCGTCGATGACACGAAGAGGAGTCGAGTAGTCGAATCTTTCAGACATAATCGTAATGATTCCATCAAAGTTCGTCAATATAAAAAGATTAAATGTGCAACGGGTAATGTAGTATCTAAGTACATTTATGAATGGCCTGATAATACTGACAGTCCGAGAAAGCGAGTGGAGATCAAAGTAGGGCCTTCGGTACAAAATGTACGATCTGGAAAGGATGGACGATCTTCATTATGTAAACCAAAAGCCGTAGCTACAGACTCTCGTGAAGGTATGACAACAGCACCTGCAGACGAATGTTCCTTCGAAGGCGCATGTGAAATAAACGCGTCATGCGAGGATACCAACACATGCAATAAATCCGACGAATCTTGTAAAAATGGCGCATGTACTTCTACATCAGTACCCAAGAAAATACTTACAACCACCGATATACCCAATTATTCTGATGAAACACTTCACCCGCCTGATACATTGGTCGATAATAATTGTTTAGATAATGATAATTGTACCATTGAACAAGCAACAATTGAACCTGATAAACTGGCTACAAAAAGCATTGAAAATTGCTCCCAGGACGATTGTACTGCACAACCATTTGATGATACAGAGACAGTCAAAGATTGCTCTCAAGGCGAATGTTCGGTAGAGACCACTTCCCACGAAGCGGTTGATAGTCGAACCAATAAGCCTGCGAGTTTGTGTACCGAAGATGATTGCATCAGTGAGAAGGAAGTAATTACTGCAAAAGATGAGACCTCAATCAAAGGAATCAAAGCATGTCAAGAAGGGATTGAGTCTTGTGACTGTAGTGCATCATCATGCTCGGGTGATGCTACTGAAGATCCGAACTTtttagaatttgaaaatcatgtcaCAGAGGAATCAGCTACACCGTCTGAGAAGGGAATAACAGAAATACCTGACAATCATACTAAATGTGACAGCCGATTTATGGAATGCTTGAATTCATCGATGACTACCCTAAATGACAAACAAACTACCCCCGCCACAACTGTTAGCAAGAATACTGAAAAGCGTGTAGAGTCTACTATTAATGATGAATTAATGTCACCACTACCCGATCAAGTAGTTACGACAACGAGCTCCACTGAAAAAATAGCCACGCTGAGTACACTCTTTTCCACAGCAGATGCAACATCAAGCAAGATTCCTTTAACATCAGCAGTTCCCCTTTGTCTTGATCCGACATCGAAGGATTGTGTGACTGCGGCGACGATGACACCGTCGAAGGGCACAGATGAGTCGACCCCCGGAAAGCAAGAATATTCCTCGTCTACGAAGGAAAATACTAAATTTAGCGTTACGGAAGAAAATCCTATTGCTGGGACCGAAACTTTTGAGTTTGAAGAAGATTCATCGTGTCAACAAAACTTAACTGGGAAGAATTGCCGATCGACCGAACCAAACAGCCCGATTGGTATGCAGGTTGATAACGAAACTTCGCTGTTTCTGCCAGTGTCAACCAGCAAAACTGTTTTGACATTCTCTGAAGAGTCTAAGGACAGTACGAATCCGGGAGATTTTACATTCACGCCGATGCCAATGATGAGTAAAGTTTCAGAAATGTcgttgacaaaaaattcaggaCAATTGCTCAAGCATCCACGCATGCCGGAcgaaaaaacttcaacccAGGACTCGTCGATAGAGATTAACTCAGAGTCTTGCGAgtcatcggaaagctgcaagTCCACGGGAGACTCGCCGAGTTCCATCGGTCCTGTCATAGATGATTCAGCATCGGGGGGTCGTGTAGACACAACTGAGAATTGTGAAAATACCACTTGCAGCGATATCAGTGAAGAATGTATTAATAATATTACGTCGACTGATGGTTCCAGTGATTGTGAAGATGGATCGTTGAGTGGTAATTGTTCGGGTAATGATTCGTTGGAGGAGATTGATTCAAATGGGAATAAAACAATAACCTTAACGACAGAGCCTTCGTTGCTAAACGTCGAACcgatattaaccacttttagCAACGTTTCCTCGACAGCTGAAACTCGTCGTACGACTATTCAATCAAAACCGGAAGACGATAAAAAACACAAACtggtattgaaaataaaagttttgcTTGAGCACATAaacgaaaaagaggaaaaagaaaaattagtcCAGCTCGAGAAGCATCTTCTTTTGGATGAAATGCTCGATCAACATGGGAATCATAGTTTGATTTGGCACCTAAAATCTCTGAACAATTCGAATAATATTAAAATCCTTAAATCGATATTTAATCTCACGGACTTGGCCAACTTGACGGAGGTATTCAGCCACGTAACCGAGTTTAATGAGGGAGGTCTGAAAAAAGCGTCCAAATTGAAGACCGGAGGTGGAAAAGAACACACATCGAACGAGGCATTGTCGCGCTCAAAACGTCACGTTTCTCCTTCAAATAACGTTGATAAGGAAACAAATAATGATGTTACAACGAGGGTAAAAGCAATAAATGGAAGTCTGTCTGGGCTTCAAGAAGATTTTCAGAGGGGTATAGGGCACATTCTTGGTAAAATATCACACGAGTTCAATGGTTCAACGCTGAAcgcaattgataaaaaaaatgcggaAGCCTCGAGGTCGacaatcatgaaaattctggCCGTTCCTGGAAACAACATGATTCATTCTCGAAGGCAAAAAAGAGCGACGAAATTGAAGGACGTGCTGGTTGAAGAATTGAAACATCCAGTGAATGGTGACGAGATAGGTCGCTGGTCAAACGAGAGGTTTGTAACGGATGGGAATGGTGGGCGAGTTCGGAGTCTATTAGAGtttgaaataatgaagaatCCGAATGACGATCTTCGGAGGATTGGTTCAACATTGTAG